From Pelosinus fermentans DSM 17108, the proteins below share one genomic window:
- the nadA gene encoding quinolinate synthase NadA, whose translation MLELTREIQRLKQERNAVILAHNYQLEEVQKVADYVGDSFYLSKLAANSQQDVIVFCGVRFMAETAKIVSPTKTVLLPEKDAGCPLAEMITAEGLRILKSEHPGVPVVCYINSSAEVKAESDICCTSANAVKIVASLPDRKVIFVPDENLGDYVAKQVPDKELILWKGHCVTHAKVQPKDVHQVRELYPTAKILIHPECNPAVAALADFVGSTSEIIRYAQLSEESTFVIGTEMGVVCTLKETLPSKHFFLLHPGLICPNMKKTRLESIYRALNDQQYEIHVESEYALRAQITLQKMLEVV comes from the coding sequence TTGCTGGAGTTAACAAGGGAGATTCAGCGTTTGAAACAAGAACGCAATGCGGTGATTTTAGCACATAATTATCAATTAGAAGAGGTGCAAAAGGTTGCAGACTATGTCGGAGATTCTTTTTATTTAAGTAAATTGGCAGCTAACAGCCAACAGGATGTAATTGTGTTTTGTGGTGTTCGCTTTATGGCGGAAACAGCCAAAATCGTATCGCCAACAAAAACTGTATTATTACCAGAAAAGGATGCTGGCTGTCCATTAGCAGAAATGATTACAGCAGAAGGCTTACGTATTTTAAAATCTGAGCATCCTGGTGTACCGGTCGTCTGCTATATTAATTCATCGGCAGAGGTAAAGGCCGAGAGTGATATATGCTGCACTTCGGCTAATGCAGTTAAAATTGTTGCCTCTCTGCCTGATCGTAAGGTTATTTTCGTTCCCGATGAGAATTTGGGCGATTATGTTGCCAAACAAGTGCCGGACAAGGAGTTAATTCTTTGGAAAGGTCACTGTGTTACCCATGCTAAAGTACAACCTAAAGATGTACATCAGGTTCGAGAATTATATCCTACAGCAAAAATTTTAATTCATCCGGAGTGCAATCCGGCAGTAGCTGCTTTAGCTGACTTTGTTGGCAGTACATCCGAGATTATTCGTTATGCACAACTCTCTGAGGAAAGCACATTTGTGATTGGCACAGAAATGGGAGTTGTATGTACCCTCAAAGAGACTTTGCCTAGCAAGCATTTTTTCTTACTGCATCCGGGGTTGATATGTCCTAATATGAAAAAGACTAGACTGGAAAGTATCTATCGAGCATTAAATGATCAGCAATATGAAATTCATGTGGAGTCGGAATATGCTTTACGGGCACAGATCACATTGCAAAAAATGCTGGAGGTAGTGTAA
- a CDS encoding RyR domain-containing protein, which translates to MQCNNLKIVISGDICINSLYWTTDPQNSKGLNWQNSLNIHSVLMPGEALLLAKLVTLATGSCVLSPHIHDLESIASKEYLRAMAEVELFPVFGNKKNNDKVYRVKRLLGFAGPASGVPKLLPIANDDANAEMVIIDDENNGYHSNEEFWPLALKMPDKSPTILYKMSNPINTTLLWKNLEKNHMDRTIVIINSDDLRSKGVNISRSLSWERTAQDFVWQINNSPNLAFLTQCRHLVVLFGLEGAIYYKNESVPESCLYFLPYEFEGEFITDSQGKMSGFTSCFVSGIARSIVMGHENNEELAASIGEGIREGIVAAQKYFIEGFGKNMGVAPFPNPDIFLEGEDDFIYKEHVQDVVIRLADNVSCQSCWYILKDNSSTNLAEIAYNIVKNGVQHALKFIPIAQFGNLQTVDRGEIESYRSIKNLMTEYISTNNAPRPLCMAVFGTPGSGKSFGVTEIASSIAPRLIKKLNFNLSQLSTPLELINAFHKVRDVCLEGKLPLVFFDEFDSPFGEKLGWLKYFLAPMQDGVFREGDSLHSIGKAIFVFAGGTSSTLQDFCGEDIEDEEERKRFLLDFKGAKGPDFLSRLRGYVNILGPNQTNQHNDQLFIIRRAMLLRALLERKVPHLIKDKGEAQIDNGVLRAMLKIPRYKHESRSMEAILEMSLLTNAKKWEQSYLPSQEQLRLHVDEEEFLRHLMHDTFFSEKIESLAIAIHEKYRELNHHHTNVDSELLKKWEDLDEDLKESARNQARNIPNALLTINYDVISVKETPPIVEFTQRELDMLAAYEHTHWCRYRKGAGWKKGNVKDKTKKTDPTLVKWNSLPKENQYKIYQMVTIWPEILANANFKMERLKFLCDCETEM; encoded by the coding sequence ATGCAATGTAATAATTTAAAAATTGTTATTTCTGGAGATATATGCATAAACTCTCTATATTGGACTACAGATCCTCAAAATAGTAAAGGGCTGAATTGGCAAAACAGTTTAAACATACATAGTGTTTTAATGCCCGGTGAAGCACTGTTATTAGCGAAGCTAGTAACGTTAGCAACAGGGTCTTGTGTACTCTCTCCTCACATACATGACCTTGAATCGATTGCATCAAAGGAATATCTAAGAGCAATGGCAGAAGTAGAACTGTTTCCTGTGTTTGGTAATAAAAAGAATAATGATAAAGTGTACAGAGTGAAACGTCTACTGGGGTTTGCAGGACCGGCTTCTGGCGTACCTAAATTGCTGCCAATTGCCAATGATGACGCAAATGCTGAGATGGTTATTATTGATGATGAAAATAACGGATATCATTCGAATGAAGAGTTTTGGCCCCTAGCCTTAAAAATGCCTGATAAGTCACCAACTATTTTATATAAAATGAGTAACCCAATCAATACAACTCTTCTTTGGAAAAATCTCGAGAAGAATCATATGGATAGAACGATCGTTATTATCAATAGTGATGATTTACGTTCAAAAGGGGTTAACATTAGCAGAAGTCTTTCATGGGAAAGGACTGCACAGGATTTCGTGTGGCAGATTAACAATAGTCCGAATCTTGCTTTTTTGACGCAATGCCGTCACCTTGTTGTTCTTTTTGGTCTGGAAGGTGCCATTTATTATAAAAATGAGAGTGTGCCTGAATCGTGTTTGTATTTTTTGCCTTACGAGTTTGAAGGAGAATTTATTACAGATAGTCAAGGAAAAATGTCTGGTTTTACTTCATGCTTTGTGTCTGGAATTGCACGCAGCATTGTGATGGGGCATGAGAATAACGAAGAGTTGGCGGCGTCAATAGGTGAAGGAATACGGGAAGGAATTGTTGCTGCGCAGAAATACTTTATCGAAGGGTTCGGTAAAAATATGGGAGTTGCTCCCTTTCCTAATCCTGACATCTTCTTAGAAGGCGAAGATGACTTTATATATAAAGAACATGTACAAGATGTAGTCATACGGCTTGCAGACAATGTCAGCTGCCAATCTTGCTGGTATATACTCAAAGATAACAGCTCAACCAACTTGGCAGAAATTGCATATAACATTGTCAAAAATGGTGTACAACATGCGCTTAAATTTATACCGATTGCCCAGTTTGGAAATTTACAAACTGTGGATAGGGGAGAAATTGAAAGTTACAGAAGTATTAAGAACCTAATGACGGAGTATATTTCTACGAATAATGCACCTCGTCCGCTATGTATGGCAGTCTTTGGAACTCCCGGGTCAGGAAAGTCCTTTGGCGTAACAGAAATCGCCTCCAGTATTGCACCCAGGCTCATTAAGAAACTGAATTTTAATCTATCCCAGCTAAGCACTCCCTTAGAGTTAATCAATGCCTTTCACAAGGTAAGGGATGTGTGTTTGGAAGGTAAGCTTCCCCTCGTATTTTTTGATGAATTTGATTCTCCTTTTGGAGAAAAACTGGGCTGGCTAAAATACTTTTTAGCACCTATGCAGGATGGTGTATTTAGGGAAGGGGACTCTCTTCATTCGATTGGTAAAGCGATCTTTGTATTTGCTGGCGGCACAAGCAGTACTCTCCAAGACTTTTGTGGTGAAGATATTGAAGATGAAGAGGAACGTAAACGATTTTTACTAGATTTCAAAGGGGCAAAGGGGCCGGATTTCTTAAGCCGCTTAAGAGGCTATGTCAATATATTGGGTCCCAATCAGACCAATCAGCACAACGATCAATTGTTTATTATTCGCCGGGCGATGCTGCTGCGTGCCCTGTTAGAGAGAAAGGTGCCTCACCTTATTAAAGATAAAGGCGAAGCCCAAATTGATAATGGAGTATTGCGGGCAATGCTTAAAATTCCAAGGTATAAGCATGAATCAAGATCAATGGAAGCCATACTGGAAATGAGTCTGCTCACCAATGCAAAAAAATGGGAACAATCATACTTGCCGTCCCAAGAGCAGCTGAGATTACATGTTGATGAAGAGGAATTCCTGCGCCACTTGATGCATGATACTTTTTTTAGTGAGAAAATTGAAAGTCTGGCGATTGCCATTCATGAGAAATATAGAGAACTCAATCATCATCATACAAATGTAGATTCTGAATTACTAAAAAAATGGGAAGATCTTGATGAAGATCTTAAAGAATCTGCTCGTAATCAGGCAAGAAATATTCCCAATGCTTTGCTGACAATTAACTATGATGTTATTTCTGTTAAGGAAACTCCACCTATTGTAGAGTTTACACAAAGAGAATTGGATATGCTTGCTGCATATGAACATACTCACTGGTGCCGCTATCGTAAAGGGGCTGGCTGGAAAAAGGGGAATGTAAAAGACAAGACGAAAAAAACAGATCCAACCCTTGTCAAGTGGAATAGTCTGCCTAAGGAGAACCAATATAAAATTTACCAAATGGTGACGATTTGGCCGGAAATTCTGGCAAATGCAAATTTTAAGATGGAACGACTTAAATTTTTATGCGATTGTGAGACGGAAATGTAA
- a CDS encoding HAD family hydrolase has product MNVECCVCDLDGTLLHSSMTLSDANISAIRILQERGVIVVLATGRNDLYVKDIARQLGISTPIISCNGGLVRWQDTGEVLYSKHLPSPTDRKIIEYCMAKGYDFTVSSYDCIYHQKNSERVAVFHQYNAKVQPALRVPLKEMTQPDAMPLGKLLKLFIWKLNASQIDEFVQLHNPDGGLTIVSSEKNGLDIMAQCTSKGEALRVFTEKYDIDLAKTVVFGDNYNDISMMELAGYPIAVANAEEQVKQAAKYVTLSNNEDGVAYAIHQYILGKG; this is encoded by the coding sequence ATGAATGTTGAATGCTGCGTATGTGATTTGGATGGCACACTTCTCCATTCATCGATGACGCTTAGCGATGCAAACATCAGTGCCATACGCATATTACAGGAACGTGGGGTTATTGTGGTGTTGGCTACTGGACGAAATGATCTTTATGTTAAAGACATAGCCCGTCAATTGGGGATATCCACGCCGATTATTTCTTGTAATGGTGGCTTGGTACGCTGGCAAGATACGGGAGAGGTCCTTTATAGTAAGCATCTTCCTTCACCAACTGACCGTAAAATCATTGAATATTGCATGGCAAAGGGTTATGATTTTACTGTCAGTAGTTATGATTGTATTTATCATCAGAAAAATAGTGAACGAGTTGCTGTGTTTCACCAATATAATGCAAAGGTACAGCCCGCCTTGCGGGTACCGTTAAAAGAGATGACTCAACCTGATGCTATGCCTCTGGGAAAGTTATTGAAATTATTTATATGGAAACTTAATGCAAGTCAGATCGATGAATTTGTACAGCTTCATAACCCGGATGGAGGACTTACCATTGTTTCATCTGAGAAAAATGGTCTGGATATAATGGCGCAATGTACTTCCAAAGGAGAGGCGCTGCGGGTTTTTACTGAAAAATATGACATTGATCTTGCTAAAACAGTGGTATTTGGTGATAATTATAACGATATCAGCATGATGGAACTGGCAGGTTATCCAATAGCGGTAGCCAATGCGGAAGAACAAGTGAAGCAGGCTGCGAAGTATGTGACGCTGTCTAATAATGAAGATGGTGTTGCCTATGCGATTCACCAGTACATTCTTGGTAAAGGTTAA